In Pseudomonadota bacterium, one DNA window encodes the following:
- a CDS encoding LysE family translocator codes for MTITLPQLALYMGALFILFATPGPVWVAVAARAVSSGAKSTLPLALGVALGDLLWPLVAVFGVTAIVAVWADFLIVLRYAGALVLIVMGLALIRHADKNLAEASGLSARGAWASFMAGFLAVTANPKASLFYMALLPTFFDFTSITALDVAAICVASFVVPLVGNMVLALCVGRLRRLLSSPKAVRRTNVAAGSGLIGVGGVIAAT; via the coding sequence ATGACCATCACACTCCCCCAGCTAGCGCTCTACATGGGCGCGCTGTTCATCTTGTTCGCAACGCCTGGCCCGGTGTGGGTGGCGGTCGCGGCCCGCGCTGTCTCCAGCGGCGCCAAGTCCACGCTGCCCCTGGCCCTCGGCGTGGCCCTGGGGGACCTCCTCTGGCCGTTGGTGGCGGTGTTCGGCGTGACGGCTATCGTCGCCGTTTGGGCTGACTTCCTCATCGTCCTGCGCTATGCCGGCGCCCTCGTGCTGATCGTGATGGGTCTCGCGCTGATTCGTCACGCGGACAAGAACCTCGCCGAGGCGTCGGGGCTGTCTGCCCGGGGCGCATGGGCGAGCTTCATGGCCGGCTTCCTAGCGGTGACGGCGAATCCAAAGGCCAGCCTCTTCTATATGGCGCTCCTCCCCACCTTCTTCGACTTCACGTCGATCACCGCGTTGGACGTGGCGGCGATCTGTGTGGCCAGCTTCGTGGTGCCGCTGGTGGGCAACATGGTGTTGGCCCTCTGCGTCGGCCGACTGCGCCGCCTCCTCAGCAGTCCCAAGGCGGTGCGGCGCACGAACGTGGCCGCGGGCAGTGGCTTGATCGGCGTGGGCGGTGTGATCGCCGCCACCTAG
- a CDS encoding choice-of-anchor I family protein, which produces MSTNRLLVAAVVAAASSASALADVSLVRIGTVETGVFDDGAAEIVTYSPTIESLFVINAAASTVDIIDISSPQDPVLTSFIDVAPDIAEAFPGEAAGGVNSVATHGNLVAIAVENDDTQANGWAAFYDTAGTFLGAIEAGPLPDSVAITRDGRYALTANEGEPSDDYRNDPEGSITIIDLAGGVANATAMTADFSGFDLDDIPAGARVPRAVEGFSTVAQDLEPEFITTSITSRIAWVTLQENNAIAVVDIPSATVLRIAGLGAKDHMDPDNALDPSDRDDAIAIANWPVQGLYMPDSIASFVLRGRTFLVTANEGDGREYFFDVDPADIPPGKTAEEACLEDLGGLDFDEDDGCLSYIDEARIKDLTLDPTAFPNAAELQADEALGRLLAVTTEGDTDGDGDYDELYSFGARSISVWTAGGTLLSDTGSVMEDVTAEQTLFCDGELELCSGFNSTNDENDSFDSRSDAKGPEPEGVAVGTNAFATTVFVTLERVGGIMIFDVSRPREPEFLSYFNDRNFDPAADAEAGEVGDLGPEGIVFISGPNSPNGLPLLVVGNEVSGTTSIYQVVRD; this is translated from the coding sequence ATGTCTACGAATCGATTGCTGGTCGCTGCTGTGGTTGCCGCAGCGTCTAGTGCCTCCGCGCTTGCCGACGTCAGCCTGGTTCGCATCGGCACCGTCGAAACGGGTGTATTCGACGATGGCGCCGCGGAAATCGTGACCTACAGCCCGACCATCGAGTCGCTGTTCGTCATCAACGCCGCCGCGAGCACCGTCGACATCATCGACATCTCCAGCCCGCAAGACCCCGTCCTGACCTCGTTCATCGACGTCGCCCCGGACATCGCCGAAGCCTTCCCCGGCGAAGCCGCCGGCGGCGTCAACAGCGTGGCCACGCACGGCAACCTCGTGGCCATCGCCGTGGAAAACGATGACACGCAGGCCAACGGCTGGGCCGCCTTCTACGACACCGCGGGCACGTTCCTCGGCGCCATCGAGGCCGGTCCCCTGCCCGACTCCGTCGCCATCACCCGCGACGGCCGCTACGCCCTCACCGCCAACGAAGGCGAGCCGAGCGACGACTACCGCAACGACCCCGAAGGCTCGATCACCATCATCGACCTCGCTGGCGGCGTCGCCAACGCCACCGCCATGACGGCCGATTTCAGCGGCTTCGATCTGGACGACATCCCCGCCGGCGCCCGCGTGCCGCGCGCCGTGGAAGGCTTCTCCACTGTCGCCCAGGACCTGGAACCGGAGTTCATCACCACCTCCATCACCTCACGCATCGCTTGGGTGACGCTGCAGGAAAACAACGCGATCGCGGTGGTCGACATCCCATCAGCCACCGTGCTGCGGATCGCTGGCCTGGGCGCGAAGGATCACATGGATCCGGACAACGCCCTGGACCCGAGCGACCGCGACGACGCCATCGCCATCGCCAACTGGCCGGTGCAGGGGCTCTACATGCCCGACTCCATCGCCTCCTTCGTACTGCGCGGACGCACCTTCCTGGTCACCGCCAACGAAGGCGACGGCCGCGAGTACTTCTTCGACGTCGACCCGGCCGACATCCCGCCCGGCAAGACCGCGGAAGAGGCCTGCCTGGAAGACCTCGGCGGCCTGGACTTCGACGAGGACGACGGCTGTCTCTCCTACATCGATGAGGCGCGCATCAAGGATCTCACGCTCGATCCCACCGCCTTCCCGAACGCCGCTGAGCTGCAGGCGGACGAGGCACTCGGCCGCCTGCTGGCCGTGACCACCGAGGGCGATACCGACGGCGACGGCGACTACGACGAGCTGTACTCCTTCGGCGCCCGCTCAATCAGCGTTTGGACCGCTGGCGGCACCCTGCTCTCGGACACGGGCAGTGTCATGGAGGACGTCACCGCCGAACAGACGCTGTTCTGCGACGGCGAGCTAGAGCTCTGCAGCGGCTTCAACAGCACCAACGATGAGAACGACTCCTTCGACTCGCGCAGCGACGCCAAGGGCCCCGAGCCGGAAGGCGTGGCCGTCGGCACCAACGCCTTCGCCACCACCGTCTTCGTCACCCTCGAGCGCGTCGGCGGCATCATGATCTTCGACGTATCTCGCCCCCGCGAGCCGGAGTTCCTGAGCTACTTCAACGACCGCAACTTCGATCCGGCTGCCGACGCGGAAGCCGGCGAGGTGGGGGATCTCGGCCCTGAGGGCATCGTGTTCATCAGCGGCCCGAACTCCCCGAACGGCCTACCGCTGCTGGTGGTGGGCAACGAGGTGAGCGGTACCACCTCGATCTACCAGGTGGTGCGCGACTAG
- a CDS encoding PHB depolymerase family esterase, producing MVISLVSACGGDGPKEPVSETDTTVVADTVEVTLSGLSSGGYMAVQTHLALGEQVGGVAVIAGGPYHCAQGSIGRALGACLTGEGIDLPALHAFAEEAAGSGEIAPLSSLAEDRVWLFQSPADGVVQPAVGRALEGFYARYVGESGVAMVDDVPSAHGWPTLSTGNACDQIGGAYLNACGYDGAGAALAHLYGPLVARAEDADAAGALSEVEIADWLPPGSSLAPAAFAYVPDDCADAAAGCRLHISFHGCQQGADAIGEQFAAGAGLNEWAGPNRIVVLYPQVSPSLTNPLGCWDWWGYTGGDYDVREGKQVLAVARLIEAYAKGQLLTSLE from the coding sequence ATGGTGATATCACTGGTGTCTGCCTGTGGCGGCGACGGGCCGAAGGAACCCGTGTCGGAGACGGATACGACAGTAGTCGCTGACACCGTCGAGGTCACCTTGTCGGGCCTGTCCTCGGGCGGCTACATGGCCGTGCAAACGCACCTCGCGTTGGGCGAGCAGGTAGGGGGAGTGGCGGTCATCGCTGGCGGCCCGTACCACTGCGCCCAGGGCAGCATCGGCCGCGCCCTCGGGGCTTGCCTGACGGGCGAGGGCATCGATCTGCCCGCCTTGCACGCCTTCGCCGAGGAGGCAGCGGGCAGTGGCGAGATCGCCCCACTGAGTAGCCTTGCTGAGGACCGTGTCTGGCTGTTCCAAAGCCCGGCCGATGGCGTCGTGCAGCCCGCCGTCGGCCGCGCGCTCGAAGGCTTCTACGCACGCTACGTCGGGGAGTCCGGTGTGGCGATGGTGGACGATGTGCCGAGCGCCCACGGCTGGCCTACCTTGAGCACGGGGAACGCCTGCGACCAAATCGGCGGGGCCTACCTCAACGCCTGTGGCTACGATGGCGCCGGCGCGGCCCTCGCGCACTTGTACGGGCCGCTCGTCGCCCGCGCCGAGGACGCCGACGCGGCCGGCGCCTTGAGCGAGGTGGAGATCGCCGACTGGCTGCCGCCCGGTTCCTCGCTTGCCCCTGCTGCGTTCGCCTACGTGCCCGACGACTGCGCCGACGCCGCGGCGGGCTGTCGCCTGCACATCAGCTTTCACGGCTGCCAGCAGGGCGCCGATGCGATCGGCGAGCAATTCGCCGCGGGCGCCGGGCTGAACGAATGGGCTGGACCGAATCGTATCGTCGTGCTCTACCCGCAGGTGAGCCCGAGCCTTACGAATCCCCTAGGATGCTGGGATTGGTGGGGCTATACCGGTGGGGACTACGACGTGCGCGAGGGTAAGCAGGTCCTCGCTGTCGCGCGTCTCATCGAGGCCTACGCAAAGGGGCAGCTCCTGACATCCCTGGAGTAG
- a CDS encoding ATP-binding protein encodes MKRFVQRRFASERDNLMLVAQRSRFDALLRMGIFALAVVSLSVTFGERTFIYWFFARVTTTIIAGVCIARFQKSPTPRRFVVVFFAYVLDALPFFWLVFYFWLSSQHEYQLIAVLMLAAAFIYSLTHRLRVPSLGLIYVVGIQLSFSLFWITLLAGERAATDVGLALTVMGLQFYHAVTMHETFSTLATIDRDARRGEAAQRLEAMGRVAGGVAHEFNNHLATIVGGIDLVRSRTSGTETERALTLAMEAAKNASEDVSRLLAYTRQLPLRPVPCQLADVIADLQAHHRNTYQQEVKLSVELSPELPLVTVDRGQLLTALTELLHNAVDAQARVVTVRVRQSDSPEPSIVIEVNDDGTGVAPEIAERIFEPFFSTPQSAVKPGLGLSMVRGFVEQSGGEISLQAELRQNTTFTLRLPIQPARTP; translated from the coding sequence TTGAAGCGATTCGTTCAACGGCGCTTTGCATCAGAGCGCGACAACCTCATGCTGGTCGCCCAGCGCAGCAGATTCGATGCCCTGCTGCGCATGGGCATCTTTGCGCTGGCGGTCGTCAGTCTGAGCGTGACCTTCGGCGAACGGACCTTCATCTACTGGTTCTTCGCACGGGTCACCACCACCATCATCGCGGGCGTCTGCATTGCCCGCTTCCAGAAGTCCCCGACACCGCGCCGCTTCGTGGTGGTGTTCTTCGCCTACGTGCTCGATGCACTCCCCTTCTTCTGGCTGGTCTTCTACTTCTGGTTATCGTCCCAGCACGAGTATCAGCTGATCGCCGTGCTCATGCTCGCCGCCGCGTTTATCTACAGCCTCACCCACCGCCTGCGGGTGCCCTCCCTCGGACTGATCTACGTGGTGGGGATACAGCTCTCCTTCAGCCTGTTCTGGATCACCCTGTTGGCTGGAGAGCGAGCGGCTACGGATGTCGGACTTGCGCTCACCGTCATGGGCTTGCAGTTCTACCATGCGGTGACGATGCACGAGACCTTCTCCACCCTGGCCACGATCGACCGCGACGCGAGGCGAGGAGAAGCCGCGCAACGGCTCGAAGCGATGGGGCGCGTGGCAGGCGGCGTTGCGCACGAGTTCAACAACCACTTGGCCACCATCGTGGGCGGTATCGATCTGGTCCGCTCGCGTACCTCGGGCACAGAGACCGAGAGGGCGCTGACCCTGGCGATGGAGGCCGCGAAGAATGCGAGCGAAGACGTGTCGCGGCTGCTGGCGTACACGCGGCAACTCCCTCTACGCCCCGTGCCGTGCCAACTCGCAGACGTCATCGCAGATCTCCAAGCGCACCACCGCAACACGTATCAGCAGGAGGTAAAGCTGAGCGTCGAGCTGTCGCCTGAGCTTCCCTTGGTGACCGTCGACCGGGGCCAACTGCTCACCGCCTTGACGGAGCTGCTGCACAACGCTGTCGACGCGCAAGCACGGGTGGTGACGGTGCGAGTCCGCCAGAGCGATTCGCCGGAGCCCTCGATCGTGATCGAGGTAAATGACGACGGCACGGGCGTCGCGCCGGAGATTGCGGAACGTATCTTCGAGCCCTTTTTCAGCACTCCCCAGTCGGCGGTCAAACCTGGACTGGGCCTATCGATGGTGAGGGGCTTTGTGGAGCAGTCCGGTGGTGAGATCTCGCTCCAGGCGGAGCTGAGGCAGAACACCACGTTTACCCTACGGCTGCCAATCCAGCCAGCGCGCACCCCATAG
- a CDS encoding alpha/beta hydrolase encodes MSATTQPYCGTYTSEDGLALYYRDNRPSESGARTPILCLPGLTRNSRDFEELTGLLCPDYRVIATDLRGRGNSAYDASLSNYHPAQYVQDTWRLLAELDVPRVTVIGTSLGGLMAMLMAQERPEAVQGVVLNDVGPKLELPALMRLISAAGSLPAVRDWPGAVAALRRANGAAYPTWSDAQWQRFAEKMYAPGAGGSLTPRLDPNVGRAAMRGLSGLRQDPWIVFAALQEIPTLLVRGATSSILSEQGAAAMRKAKADLAIATVADRGHAPNLDEPEAIDAIRQFLRTHG; translated from the coding sequence GTGAGCGCCACGACCCAACCCTACTGCGGCACCTACACCAGCGAGGACGGTCTGGCTCTCTACTATCGTGATAATCGCCCCTCGGAGAGTGGGGCGCGGACGCCGATCCTGTGCCTGCCGGGGCTCACTCGAAACAGTCGTGACTTCGAGGAGCTCACGGGGCTGCTGTGCCCCGACTACCGCGTGATCGCAACGGATCTGCGCGGCCGAGGGAACTCCGCCTACGATGCCAGCCTGAGCAACTATCACCCCGCACAGTACGTGCAGGACACCTGGCGCCTACTCGCGGAGTTGGACGTGCCCCGGGTCACCGTCATCGGTACGTCGTTAGGTGGATTGATGGCGATGCTCATGGCTCAGGAGCGACCGGAGGCGGTGCAGGGTGTGGTGCTCAACGATGTGGGACCGAAGCTCGAACTCCCCGCCCTCATGCGTTTGATCTCCGCCGCCGGCAGCTTACCCGCCGTGCGCGACTGGCCTGGCGCCGTCGCTGCCCTGCGTCGCGCCAACGGCGCGGCCTACCCCACGTGGAGCGACGCGCAGTGGCAACGCTTTGCCGAGAAGATGTACGCCCCGGGGGCGGGTGGATCGCTCACGCCCCGCCTCGACCCGAACGTGGGTCGCGCCGCCATGCGTGGACTCTCCGGCCTGCGACAGGACCCGTGGATCGTTTTCGCCGCTCTCCAGGAGATCCCAACGCTGCTGGTGCGCGGTGCGACGTCCAGCATCCTGAGCGAACAGGGCGCCGCTGCCATGCGCAAGGCCAAGGCTGATCTGGCAATCGCCACCGTGGCCGATCGCGGCCACGCTCCTAATCTCGACGAACCGGAGGCTATCGATGCCATCAGGCAATTCCTGCGCACTCACGGCTAG
- a CDS encoding CocE/NonD family hydrolase has protein sequence MEILSTLRAAWPVLRRAIRSGQLLRPQCELVQPDDDIAVSYDVEIPMPEGFVLTANVFHSRSRRAAAAADPVVMCAHPYDNHLIPALGNTPLGGPPQQYRLLPQAGGKPRFSTLASWESPDPNFWVPAGYTLVNLNLPGFANSQGPASVISAHQGECYRQAIDYVGAQPWCNGNVGLCGVSFLCISQYLAAATPDGEAAPEALKCMIPWEGVSDLYQDLVCRGGVADVGFLDFWWNTEVKESLNVSLDQYLSVEEAIPLDALARHPLYDDYWKAKAPPLENIRVPMLLCASFSDHELHTMGSFRAFEQASSPQKWLYTHRGGKWTEFYRPESLRLQREFMDHFLKGEANGFDARPQVRLEVRSSREEIHEVRWEHAWPLPNTAYDTLYLDARDTLSTQAPVEGTEVTYEGRAGHTYFEYTFEEDTEITGYAKLKVWVEARASARDPMTPEDVALCCFLDKRDRAGRSVRFYGAVGQEQDMITRGYGRAVRRELNDAASRPFHPVPLGAREQPLQSGDVVPVEIAFCPSSTFFRRGERLRLIISAIDVVHAPIFSKDTSANRGLHVLHVGGDCDSHLLLPRIARSATG, from the coding sequence ATGGAGATACTCTCGACGCTGCGTGCGGCATGGCCCGTGCTCCGCCGCGCAATCCGCAGCGGGCAGCTATTGCGGCCCCAGTGCGAACTCGTGCAGCCAGATGACGACATCGCCGTCTCCTACGATGTCGAGATCCCGATGCCGGAGGGGTTCGTGCTCACGGCCAACGTGTTTCACTCGCGAAGCCGGCGCGCGGCTGCGGCTGCGGACCCGGTGGTCATGTGCGCGCATCCTTACGACAACCACCTGATCCCAGCCTTGGGCAATACGCCCCTAGGTGGACCACCTCAGCAGTATCGCCTGCTGCCCCAGGCGGGGGGCAAGCCACGCTTCTCGACGCTCGCGAGCTGGGAATCGCCAGACCCCAACTTCTGGGTCCCGGCGGGCTACACCCTCGTGAACCTCAACCTGCCGGGTTTCGCCAACAGCCAAGGCCCTGCCTCGGTCATCTCCGCCCATCAGGGTGAATGCTACCGGCAGGCGATCGACTACGTCGGGGCGCAGCCGTGGTGCAATGGCAACGTGGGGCTGTGCGGTGTGAGCTTTCTCTGCATCAGCCAATACCTCGCGGCGGCGACCCCTGACGGAGAAGCCGCGCCTGAGGCGCTCAAGTGCATGATCCCTTGGGAGGGCGTGTCTGACCTGTATCAGGATTTGGTGTGTCGCGGGGGCGTGGCAGATGTTGGCTTTCTCGATTTCTGGTGGAACACGGAGGTGAAGGAGTCGCTCAACGTATCCCTCGATCAGTACCTGTCGGTAGAGGAAGCGATACCGCTCGACGCGCTGGCGCGCCATCCCCTGTACGACGACTACTGGAAAGCCAAGGCGCCGCCGCTTGAGAACATCCGCGTGCCGATGCTGTTGTGCGCGTCCTTCTCCGACCATGAGCTACACACGATGGGGTCGTTTCGGGCCTTCGAGCAGGCAAGCTCACCCCAGAAGTGGCTGTACACCCACCGGGGCGGGAAATGGACCGAGTTCTACCGGCCCGAGTCGCTGCGCTTGCAGCGAGAGTTCATGGATCACTTCCTGAAGGGTGAGGCGAACGGGTTCGATGCGCGTCCTCAGGTGCGGCTGGAAGTTCGCTCCAGTCGTGAGGAGATCCATGAGGTGCGCTGGGAACACGCCTGGCCCCTACCGAACACGGCCTATGACACGCTGTACCTCGATGCGCGCGACACACTATCGACGCAAGCGCCCGTCGAAGGAACTGAAGTTACCTACGAGGGAAGGGCAGGGCACACCTACTTCGAGTACACCTTCGAGGAGGACACGGAGATCACGGGTTACGCCAAGCTCAAGGTGTGGGTGGAGGCGCGAGCGTCAGCGCGAGACCCGATGACGCCAGAAGATGTGGCGCTGTGCTGCTTTCTCGATAAGCGGGACCGCGCGGGACGATCCGTACGCTTCTACGGGGCGGTCGGGCAGGAGCAGGACATGATCACCCGGGGCTACGGGCGGGCGGTACGACGCGAACTGAACGACGCCGCCTCGCGACCATTTCATCCCGTGCCCCTAGGCGCGAGAGAGCAACCGCTGCAATCGGGCGATGTGGTGCCGGTGGAGATCGCATTTTGTCCGAGCAGCACCTTCTTCCGCCGGGGTGAGCGCCTGCGGTTGATCATCTCCGCGATCGATGTCGTCCACGCGCCGATATTCAGCAAGGACACGAGCGCGAATCGCGGCCTACACGTGCTGCACGTTGGTGGGGACTGTGACTCGCACCTATTGCTTCCGAGGATTGCCCGGAGCGCCACGGGGTAA
- a CDS encoding cyclic nucleotide-binding domain-containing protein has product MKPVDALAQDIARNGISMPRHDWTALQAALREVTFARGECIYRMEEIAGSWLFVVDGVTASMQSHADGSITIARFFEDGQLCGNLTSTWSKQYASDDLVAISPVIGVEIAGDAFRRQMLDGGAFGRYLRIKAMETLCFDKEVIVAKTQLDLEKRYRFLEDHYRRVVGTAMQKQVAAFAGVTPEALSRFLKRRAAS; this is encoded by the coding sequence GTGAAGCCCGTGGATGCTCTGGCGCAGGATATCGCCCGCAACGGCATCTCCATGCCGCGCCATGACTGGACCGCATTGCAGGCAGCCCTGCGCGAGGTAACGTTCGCCCGCGGCGAGTGCATCTATCGAATGGAGGAGATCGCCGGCAGTTGGCTATTCGTGGTCGACGGCGTCACCGCGTCGATGCAGTCCCACGCCGATGGGAGCATCACGATCGCCAGGTTCTTCGAAGACGGCCAGTTGTGCGGAAACCTCACCAGCACGTGGTCGAAGCAGTACGCGAGCGATGATCTCGTCGCCATCTCACCGGTGATCGGCGTGGAGATTGCGGGTGATGCGTTCCGACGCCAGATGTTGGACGGGGGTGCCTTCGGTCGCTACCTGCGCATCAAAGCGATGGAAACGCTCTGCTTCGACAAGGAGGTCATCGTGGCCAAGACCCAGTTAGACCTCGAGAAGCGCTATCGATTTCTCGAGGACCACTACCGACGGGTGGTCGGGACGGCCATGCAAAAGCAAGTGGCGGCCTTTGCGGGCGTGACTCCGGAAGCGCTGAGCCGATTTCTCAAGCGACGTGCTGCGAGCTAG
- a CDS encoding prolyl oligopeptidase family serine peptidase: protein MRSLLSILIVVAPIALCAAPKADDLDREPLPLEAYAHWSPLRTLVVSPSGTHLATKRWVEGVRTVVVQPLDDPSAAVVMPRPRAAEQLIDFTWANDDRLLITYRVRLQKVIYYHQYSFARDGQDRIRIAPFCEHKRPLETLACHRNEGAGELLDLLPDDPAHVLISGFMNTAEAHVWKTNVYTGESTMVQDKLRGITTWRVDQEHQVRLGYGTTLDSDGEMNTKARHLDDADAWVDRSQARWVRERWWPIALDDPPQTAFGAVWPRPEDTWSILRFDLQDGQSVETVASSPRQDLAGILVDNRLVGYGAAGEWGVRQAFIDPQWATLQRKALDAFPGKAVAIDPVSANHRFVHMRLDARTESSVHLLWDRPTGQAVMLGREHPSVAAQRVLPSRVLEATEGLEVIYTAPPGRPSDPPPPAVIIPRGGPGALASDGFDYLVQAIASRGYAVLEVNLRGPSFAGRRFIDTVAGSWRRTMHDDLTDALRYAIDQGLVDRARTCAVGVGAAAYVALMDAIEQPDRYACLATINGIADLAIERQEESYDLATQRYIESRMGFKAAELSVMSPRNRAEELVPPLLLVHAEDDRIIDVEHARHMRKALRKRGDVTVLELARGGHTVESTPDRLALLQSLESFLGEHLGTAAR, encoded by the coding sequence ATGCGAAGCCTGCTAAGCATCCTGATCGTCGTTGCGCCGATCGCGCTCTGCGCGGCGCCGAAGGCAGACGACCTCGATCGAGAGCCCCTGCCTCTCGAGGCCTATGCCCATTGGAGCCCGCTGCGTACGTTGGTCGTCTCCCCGAGCGGCACCCACCTCGCCACCAAGCGCTGGGTGGAAGGGGTGCGCACCGTGGTCGTGCAGCCCCTCGACGATCCATCCGCAGCCGTGGTGATGCCGCGGCCGAGGGCGGCCGAACAGCTGATCGACTTCACCTGGGCCAACGATGATCGCCTTCTGATCACCTACCGCGTACGTCTGCAGAAGGTCATCTACTACCATCAATACAGCTTCGCCCGCGACGGTCAGGATCGCATTCGCATCGCCCCCTTCTGCGAGCACAAGAGACCGTTGGAGACCTTGGCCTGTCATCGAAACGAGGGGGCGGGAGAGTTGCTGGATCTACTGCCCGACGATCCCGCGCACGTGCTCATCTCGGGGTTCATGAACACGGCCGAGGCGCACGTGTGGAAGACTAACGTCTACACGGGCGAATCGACCATGGTGCAGGACAAGCTCCGCGGCATCACCACCTGGCGGGTGGACCAGGAGCACCAGGTGCGGCTGGGCTACGGCACCACGCTCGATTCCGATGGCGAGATGAACACCAAGGCTCGCCATCTCGACGATGCCGATGCCTGGGTCGACCGCAGCCAGGCCCGGTGGGTGCGCGAGCGATGGTGGCCGATCGCCTTGGACGACCCACCCCAAACCGCTTTCGGAGCGGTATGGCCCCGGCCAGAGGACACGTGGAGCATCCTGCGCTTCGATCTGCAGGACGGACAGTCTGTGGAGACGGTGGCTTCCTCTCCACGTCAGGATCTGGCCGGCATTCTGGTCGACAACCGCTTGGTCGGCTACGGCGCTGCCGGCGAGTGGGGAGTACGCCAGGCATTCATCGATCCGCAATGGGCCACGCTGCAACGGAAGGCGCTCGACGCGTTCCCCGGTAAGGCGGTGGCGATCGATCCCGTCAGTGCGAACCACCGCTTCGTGCACATGCGCCTGGATGCGCGCACGGAGAGTTCGGTCCATCTGCTGTGGGACCGACCCACTGGGCAGGCCGTGATGCTCGGGCGTGAGCATCCCAGCGTGGCAGCTCAGCGGGTCTTACCCTCGCGCGTGTTGGAAGCGACGGAGGGGCTCGAGGTGATCTACACCGCGCCTCCCGGCCGTCCCAGCGATCCGCCTCCGCCAGCCGTCATCATCCCGAGAGGAGGCCCTGGCGCCTTGGCCAGCGACGGCTTCGACTATCTCGTACAGGCCATCGCCAGCCGCGGCTACGCCGTGTTGGAGGTGAACCTGCGCGGCCCGAGCTTCGCCGGACGCCGCTTCATCGATACCGTGGCCGGCTCGTGGCGTCGCACGATGCACGACGACCTCACCGACGCGCTGCGTTACGCCATCGACCAAGGCCTGGTCGATCGGGCCCGCACCTGTGCCGTAGGGGTCGGCGCCGCGGCCTACGTCGCTTTGATGGATGCGATCGAGCAGCCTGACCGGTACGCGTGCTTGGCCACCATCAACGGCATCGCAGACCTCGCCATCGAACGCCAGGAGGAGAGCTACGACCTGGCGACCCAGCGTTACATCGAGTCGCGCATGGGCTTCAAGGCCGCGGAGCTCTCGGTCATGTCGCCGCGCAATCGCGCCGAGGAGCTTGTGCCGCCCCTGTTGCTCGTGCACGCAGAGGATGATCGCATCATCGATGTGGAACATGCGCGTCACATGCGTAAGGCGCTGCGCAAGCGTGGTGACGTGACGGTCTTGGAGCTGGCGCGAGGCGGGCACACCGTCGAGAGCACGCCGGACCGCTTGGCGTTACTTCAGTCGCTCGAGAGCTTCTTAGGCGAGCACCTGGGGACTGCGGCGCGCTAG
- a CDS encoding HAD domain-containing protein, whose amino-acid sequence MLLFLDFDGVLRPRRAPPGCFHPACLANFEDLLREFAEIDVVISSDRALDAFETERLRVFVIDTLRGGSPSADA is encoded by the coding sequence ATGCTGCTCTTCCTCGACTTCGATGGGGTGCTGCGACCGAGGCGTGCCCCGCCCGGCTGCTTCCACCCCGCCTGTCTGGCGAACTTCGAAGATCTCTTGCGTGAGTTCGCAGAAATAGACGTGGTGATCTCGTCCGATCGTGCGCTGGATGCGTTCGAGACGGAGCGCCTTCGCGTGTTTGTGATCGACACCTTGCGCGG
- a CDS encoding phosphate acetyltransferase — protein sequence MTALALGQQATVTRTFEADDLASYRRLGGGDAQRETVPEPLIGALFSYLLGVELPGQGTMYLKQDTHYERSAAVGRAVTAKVTITALRPDKHLVDLDTECHDAQSGERICRGRALVRYDAL from the coding sequence ATGACGGCGCTGGCGCTGGGCCAGCAGGCCACGGTCACCCGCACCTTCGAGGCCGATGACCTTGCGAGCTACCGCCGCCTTGGCGGAGGCGACGCCCAACGAGAGACGGTACCGGAGCCCCTGATCGGCGCCCTCTTTTCGTACCTCCTGGGGGTGGAACTGCCCGGCCAGGGGACCATGTACCTGAAGCAGGACACCCACTACGAACGCTCCGCCGCTGTGGGGCGCGCAGTGACCGCCAAGGTTACGATCACCGCCCTGAGACCGGACAAGCATCTGGTCGACCTCGACACCGAGTGCCACGACGCACAGTCTGGCGAACGTATCTGCAGGGGACGCGCTCTGGTGCGTTACGACGCCCTGTGA